The sequence GGGGAGGAGCAAAGACGCATGTTCGCCAAAAATACTGGAAGGAACTGGGCGACAAGCTGAAAACGCAGTCCGTTCGCTTGCACTCCTCCGAATCACACACCGCGCACGTCACTGTCATCCAGGTCCATGACCGGTTGCGACTACAGATCGACTATCGCATCTCCGGCGATGGTGCCATTGCGGTCACATTGGATTTGGACGCGGACGAAACGCTGCCCAACCTTCCTCGCTTCGGTGTCACCATGGGCATCTCCGAGGTCTTTTCCGCATCGCAGTACTTTGGAAAGGGCCCATGGGAAAACTACTGGGACCGCAACAGCGGTGCGGAAGTCGCACGGCATGCGCAGCCCACCGACGATCTGTATTTCGAATACGCCATGCCGCAAGAAAATGGCTATCGAACCGAAACGCGATGGTTGGAATTGTCCGGTAAAGGCCAAACCATTCGAATCGACGGCTTGAAGCCTTTTGGGTTTTCGATTTGGCCCTACTCATCCGAAAACATTGATGAAGCCCGACACACCTACGATCTAGTGGAGCAAGGCTTTTACACGCTGAACCTCGATGACCGACAAATGGGTGTGGGCGGAACCGACTCCTGGTCACCCAAGGCGATGCCGCTCGAAAAATATCGCATCCCCGCCGGGCATCGAGAGTGGTCATTCACCATTCGCCCCAAGTAACCTCACGCCATTCTCCGCAACCCATCCACAGCCCTGCTGCGTTTGAGCGACCAAGCGTAGATGGCGCGAACTTCGGCGCTAAGCTGCCGTGGCGCAACGTTTTCGGTCCGGATCACAGGGCTTTTGCATGAGCTTGTATTGTTTGGCGCGACGTTTCAATTCAATGGCTCCCTGACGCCCCGGTCGGTTTCCCGCACGAAGTTCTGTTAGTGTTTCGAGCAGGTGTTCTCCTTGCTTTTGGAAACGGCCGGCACCTAATCTTAGCGACGCGGCGAACTCATCCTGTGCTTGCATTGTACCGGTGAAGCTTAACCGCGTCGGCGAAAGGTCGAACTTCAATGTGGACACTATCATCGCCGCCCAGATCGGGGTGCCGCCAATCAAGTGCCAGGGAACTTCTTTGCGAACCATCGCAGGACTTTCGCAACGCAAGTGCTCCATCCTCATCGGTGTCTTCAAACTTCGGATGTGAAGTTCCACCGACCAGCGGCGACCATAGATCAGTAGGTCACGCTGTGCGTGACGGAGTCTACGTCGCCTAGCGCGGCCCGCGGTCAAAATTCCTGTGTCTTCAAACTTCGGATGTGAACTTCCATCAACCAGCGGCGACCATAGAACAGTAGGTCACGCTGTGCGTGACGGTGTCTACGCCGCCCGCGGTCGAAGAGTCCCTGTCATGCGGAGCATGACCTACAGGACTGGACTAAGTTCGTGCCAGCCACGTTTTTGACAAATGTCAAATCCGAAATTAGACT comes from Crateriforma spongiae and encodes:
- a CDS encoding transposase, with the translated sequence MTAGRARRRRLRHAQRDLLIYGRRWSVELHIRSLKTPMRMEHLRCESPAMVRKEVPWHLIGGTPIWAAMIVSTLKFDLSPTRLSFTGTMQAQDEFAASLRLGAGRFQKQGEHLLETLTELRAGNRPGRQGAIELKRRAKQYKLMQKPCDPDRKRCATAA